DNA from Elaeis guineensis isolate ETL-2024a chromosome 2, EG11, whole genome shotgun sequence:
GCGCTTTTATCATCTCTGTGATTTAGTTGAAACCTTTTATTTacagatataataaagaaatagacACAGAAAGCGTTACAATCTGTTTACAGAGAAAGGGCAAAATCTAGAACAATCATCTGAAAGCATGGTTGTAGTCATGGAAATAGAAATTCTTGTAGATGAAGTGAGACAGCCACCTGGATGCGAGGAAGCACAATACCGCTGTTGAGGCAAAAGCAATCCTGGTGATGTTTGACATCAGACCTTGCTTGGCAGCTGCAACAATTCCAATGAAGGCTATTGAAATAACTTGCAGAAAAACCTCAAAtgttctcaggccttttaaagccaCACGACAGCTGCTGCACTGCACAACATGGGACCAGTATCTGAAAGAAAACAGATGAGCAAGTCTGAGTTAAGTTCTGTCAATAATGTCAAATAAGATACTTAAATCCCATGGATAATtgaatagaatatcaaaaaccagatgcctaattagattagttgAAAGTGATTCTATCTCGTGGAGCAAATGAATGTTTCTctgcttcttcttcctcttcttcttcttctttgtgttTTTATCGAGGGTGGGGGTGAGGAATAAATGCAAGCCATCATCAACATACAGCAGAATTGCATCTCTAGTATTTGCATATGTGCATATAATGTGCACTTGACAACAGAATAAGTCTCTTGGAGAGTGGAACTCCCATCAAGACAAAAACTCTACAATCTTATTTTAAAGAAAGTTTAATCCACACTCTTCTTCCTTGACAAAATGTACTTTCCACCAAGAAATAgctttctttttgttctttgaCAACATCAGGTCTAGATCTTCTTTCTATATTATCAGTTATTCAGCTATCTCAATGGAACACTCAACAGTCAACATATTTTTGTAATTATACATGTGAGTGTGAGAACATTCACCTGAGCATCTGTGCATGTGTGTTAGGAATTATGTGTGTTCAGTCAGCAACCACTGTAACTTCGTTAAAGAATGATATTGCTTTTTTCTCACAACTTACCTATCCATAAGCTCTTCTCTGGGTGGGGTTGGTGGAAGGTATCCAGTAGATAGAGTTCCCCAGTCAACCTGATTATTTGAGTATTTTCTTAGCCAATTTCTGAAGGCAACCACCATGGCATCTGACTTTGTTGGCACAAAACAAGCTTTTTGCCAATTAGAAGGGCCAACGTTGGCGATCTTACGCTCCTGTAAAGAATTACACAGTCAAGAGTTATACAAACTCAATGGAAATGCAACTTCAATCATACcaaattcaaatgatgtcaaTGGTATTCTGACCATAAAGCAGAAGCATGCAGATGCttggggagagagagaaagagaatgatCTGATCTCTAAAAAAACAAGAAAATGCAATAAAAAAGAAAACCAAGGAAATAAGGAAAAGAAACCATATATAAACCATGTAAACATCTTATTCACACATGAATTTATTAATGCACCCTTTATGATGGTGAAGAATGACATACTGTGCCAACATGGCTTTGGTCCCGggggaaaagaaaggaagaatagCGTACAACAGAGACTAGCATGATAAGCTCTTCTTAATGGTAGTTATGATATAGGGGTATAGAATGGGAATAAGGAAGATTAAAAAAGCAGCCTAACTTCACTGCAGTTTCAATACAATCTGCTGTTCTACagaatttttaaagtttctaacgACAGCAAAAGATGGAAATCTGATGTTATACTTTCAAAATGCAATAGCTTAGCTCAGAAAATATGTTTACTGTACCAAATAAACTAAGAGGGAGAGCTACATGAATGTTGTATCAGTGAAAGAAGCTGTCTTTCCATTTCCATTAGTACAGCTTAGATATGGCCTAATGGGTGTGGGAGGCTTCAAAAAACTATCTTTTAATTTAAACAAGGGTGGTAACAGATATTATGAAGAAACAATCCAAATACTTCCCGCATGTCCCATACCTttggaaaatgttttgttagtaggTGTTTAAGTTGATTAGGTTTGGGAAATGGATCCATAACTTATTAGGGTACAAAACCACCGATACTAtcgcaaaattcaaaaaataaaccAACTTTAACCTTCATCTCTGTCTTCTACCTAATCTAGCATTCCAGCATGCACAAGAGTAGTGCCATCCTCAGAAGATAGCATTTGCCTCAAAATTAGGTGAAAGATGCTTTACACCAATAAAGCATCTGAAGCTTAAAGATTTCTTTCCTAGCTTAGTTGAGGAGGATGAGAAAAAGCAGCTTAAACAGCTGAAAAGGATAACATATTACCTCAACATGAAGAAGGTATAAATCTGAATCCAGAATAAGATTCTGCCCCACATGAAACATCCACCGAGGGACAAGTTGGTCTATCCAAACTGTGAAATTTCTGGGGAAGACCCAAATTACTCTGCTTCTTCCAGGACTAACTGGAATGCACATAAAAATAAGCAGGATCCTACGTTGTTTCTGCTGGGGCTTAGTTGAAGATGCCTGAATTAACCCaatataaaaaatgaaaaatgaaagTAGACAAATAACTTTCCATTTTGTcaaaagaaattaattaaatacatGTAAATGATTACCTCTTGGACATCCAAAGATGAAACGGAATCATCACTTGAGGACCGACGAGGCATAGCATAAAAGACACATGGAGCTACAAACTTGTTGTAGCCAAGCTCCTGCTTTGCAAGGAAGCCAGTTATATTTAATGTCTCAATTGTTATCTCTATGGGCACCCCTCCTTCTCGATCAACCTCAGCTGTGTAAGAATTTGATCAGTGAGTGGTGTTAATCAAAATAGACAGCTCTAAAAATTAAGGGAAAGTATGATATAGCTCAGTGATGTTTGCATGACCCATGTATTCTGATAAACGACAAACTAAGAAATGCTCCCCTCATGAGCCTATGtgatggaggaaaaaaaaaagcaaacaagGAGAAGTTATCAATAAGTACATATCTGGCAGGCACTTCACGTTTTGGAATTCTCATTATTCCATGGTGTGCATATGGAACATGAGCAGGGTCCATGAGGTTTTCTATCAGAACTTCATACCTGAAATGTCAATTGGGTGACAATTAGTGCCTACTGTCAAAGGAAGGGGTCAAAAGTAAATGCAATTGGATAATATAAACCAAATAGAAAAAAACATGTAGATAACATGAACAAATGCAATCCGCTCTCATCAAGTATCAACAACTTCTCAACTGTAAACCCTTCTAAACAGTGATCATTATGGCAGAACCTTGCTTAAAATGCAATGCAGTCACTCATTGCATGGAGAGTTGCTAAGATCTTTAGTTTTCATCGTCCTCCATTTGAAGTTTAGGTGGGTCCTCCCAACTAAATCTTCAAACAAATGATTCATAAGTGAGTTTTCTGCAAATAACTGGCTGGTTAGTAATTATACTAATGCAAGATTCTTGAAAAAAGGTGaccgaaaaaagaaaaagaaaaagaaaaagaaagaaagcttgGCTCGAGCCAGCTAAATAAAGTACTGCTTGCTCCCGCTTACTTTCGATTCCTATTTCTAATAAAATTCGAAGGAGTGTCAGGTTTCAACAACTTCAACTAAAAGACATCAAACTAATGATCCAGAAGTGAGTTTGCTTTGAATCACTTGCTGATCATTGAAAAAATTACATGTCAAATGTCAACGACTTCAAATTAATGAAGCTATTTGAAGACCAAGCACTGGTATTTCAGTGCATCCCAATTTCTAAGACCTGACCTCTTTAAGTTTTCATGCATCCCCAATCTCATAACCTAGGCAGCTTATAATAACCATGCCTCTAAACAACTAATTAACAAGTGAGTCTACCAAGCATCACAGTCCAACTGTTAATGTTGTACCGGTCAAGAGATGCATAAGAAttgttttatttatttagttCATGAAAATAACCAGATGGCCCTTCTTGAGCTGACTTGATGAATCCTGACATGAAAAATCGAAGACAAATGTACggatagagaagaaaaaaagagagcttATTTTAGATAAAACAAAAACTGCAATAATGCTTAGAGGTCGTCGAAAAAGTCGTCAAAATATGCCTTCATTTCACACAGTACAAAATAAAATATGCATATGGTTGCATGAAAACCATACCATCAAGCCTTATCCCAACTACTTAAAGCTGGCAATTAGATCCTACAGGGTTTTTCTATCCAGTTCTGCATATTATGTTGGTATCACCTTTTTCAAGTCCTCGGCCATTGATACCTCAATTTACCTattccaagatttttttttttttttttttgttgcagcaCATGTAGGCCCAAACATCAAAATGCACCAAGAAGATTTGAGAGTTGGGACAATGGAGTAGGGTCCAAGCATCCTAAGAGCACTATGATTATATCTGCATAAATCAAAAGCTAGAAATTACAATAAGAAAAATCAGGAAGCAAATTTAGAATAACAAGTCTCTACTGACTTTACATGGCCTTTAAGTATTTTCATGGAGCCCAAACTGTGTTCGATCAGGTATCTCAGCAAAATAAACCTACAGGTGTTTCCTTGAATATCTGGAAAGAGCATTATTTCTTGCTCCTTGGGGTGAAAAAAGATGGATGGTTGTTCTAAAGATTATTCAAGTACAATTCACTCAGAAACAAAAGTTGAAGCCAGCTGCTTGGCAATTTCAGAAAGAAAGTTTCAATCCTGGAAATCATTGTGACATCAATCAAGCAATCAAGggcatttttttaatataatcaaGGACATCAAAGTAATGTCCCTTATATCCACCTAGTGCAAGAAGAGAAATTGATTGTCTTGAAATTTTGTAGAGAAATTAGCAAGATGCATTGAGACATCAGAGTCAACTTGACATTGACTAAATGAATTCAGGTCCCACCTGTATGCTAAAATGCTGTGGATGATTTCAAAATTAGAAATATCTCACAAAGGCCACAGGAGTATCATTAAAGAGATTAAGGATTACAAATTGACAATTGATATATCTTCAGATATTATAAAAGAAATCAGATCAGATTAACATTGCAGGAGGATTTTGAGGTGCATAAAGCATTCAGGTGATAAGAAGGTCAAAGTTGGCATTGTAAAGAATAGATCAATTTCTAGCCCAAGATGTTTTAGTTTCTAAAGAAACTTCTTCCAGATGACCCAGATGTTATCTTTATTAACCTTGCATCAACACAAAGCAAGAATTATGCAAATAAATTGATTCGAAGTAATTCATCCAAGCACAAATATGGATGTTCACAAGGTTCATTTGGAGGCTGAAGCAACACATCTAAGGATAGTGTTGGTGCGAGAATTCTCTGGCGTCGAGACGCTGAGTCGATGGCAAGACGGGCCTCCAAGGGGCGCGATCTGCACAAAAGTCCTAACCGAAGATGACTCCggcgaggaccctccgatgcttaagtcagaattTTCGTTCAACAGAAGGAGCGTGAGAGGAAGAATAATAGCGTATCTTTTCGGGGATCCTCTTTGAGTCTTTTTAATAATGGAGAGTTGGATCTCCAGTTGGCAAGTGGTTGGCGCGATCCCATATGATCAGGACATGAATTGTGGAGCACGAGATTATCGCTCGAGATTTTCGGGATGTGGCAGTTGCGGTTGCCTTATCAATCTGGTGACAGTTGTTGTCAAGCGGGTGctgtattttgaataaaattgtCAACCGAGTATTGTTGAGAGGAGGATTGGTCGGCGACGATCAGGGATCGATCGCCTTAAGGCGCTACTGCAAAGGGATGTCCAGGGCCAGAATCTTTTTATAGGCGCAAAGCTGGTCGGCCAAACAGGATTGGCCAATGAGAAAACATTGGCAAATATGCACAGGGAACGCTGAGCGATGGTCGGCCAAGACTTGTCAGCTCAAGGTGTGAGGTGCCAATCAGGTGGTTGCGGAGAACTAACTCGACAGGAGTCGTGGCTGACCATGAGTCAGCAATGAGCTCCGAAAGGCGGATCTGCTAGACATAATCATCTTGGGCTCTGGGTCTTTTCATGCAATCGGCCCATGCAAAATTTCTCCCAACATATAGAAATTTGTCAAAAAGTATAGAGTTTCAGATCGGTTGCCAAGGAAGCATTAAGACCTTAAACATTGTTGACCCATTCTCTAACAGCTTAAGATTTTGGGTTCTAGCAGTTAgttaacatggtatcagagcaaaggtcATGGATCCAAATCCTATACAAGCCTTTTACATGTTTATTTTcttgaatcttttcttctcttgactCATTTGCTATTGTGTTGTTCTTGGCTCATTCTTAAGTTGAGTCATTCTTGACTCTTTCATGCCTTCACGTGCATGATCTGGATCTCACATGAAATGAAGTGTTAGGCCTGATATACATTACTAGCCCCTTCCCTAACAGCTTAAGATAATGGTTAGCATGTGAAGGAGAGAGTAAAGACCTAATGTACATTGCTGATTCTCGACTCGTTCATGTCTTCTCATGTATGGTCTGGGCCACGTGTGGGGTGTTAAGGACTGATATACATTTGTTGGTCCCTTCCTTAAAAGCTTAAACTTTTAGGATCTAATGTTAAGTCTAATATCCGAGGCAACTGCATCAATCACGAACATCTAGAAGCCAAAACAGAAGAGAAAAAATGTCGGCAATGCAAGATAATTATGACCATGGAACACCTAAAACTTTTGGAACAGCAAGTCTGCAGACAATAACCCCTCCAGTATACTCCTGATCACATGTGCAGCAGTAACATTGGGGGTTCATTAAGCTGCATAATTAGCAATGCTTACTGCAGCATAAAATCAAATGTCTCAAATATAGATAGATAGGACTTCTTTTCTTTGATTACATGTAAAGCAAATGTGTCGATATAACACACACAGAAAAGAGGGATAGGGAGACAAAGGAGTCAAAGGTACAAGGCAATAAGATGATACTTTGAAAGACAGTGATGATAAACAAGTTAATTGACTAATGTTAGCCGGATCTCAAAACATACAAAGGGAGCATTTGGTAATGTTGAACCAGCAACTTGTGTCCTTCATAAAGATCAGCAAGCTAGCACTGTTAACAACAGATTTTGACAGTCTAGCTAAAAATTAAAGAGACTTGGTTCAGAAGCATATAAACTGTTTCTATAAGGTTAACtagtataaaaatataaaccagAGATAACAACACAAAGGGCAACAGGTGATTTTTAGTTAGATGCATTGGAAATCATT
Protein-coding regions in this window:
- the LOC105054726 gene encoding protochlorophyllide-dependent translocon component 52, chloroplastic isoform X1; the encoded protein is MDALISLPSPHTFHLSPFPSKPPHPLLSLPFHHHHHRSIKTHHHIFSPTKPTRLNAQLSSSPATTTTDLPGDEALAGDEKFNWFAHWYPLAPVCDLDKRAPNAKTVMGLDVVIWWDRQEGRWQVFDDRCPHRLAPLSEGRVDPWGRLQCVYHGWCFDGAGSCKYIPQAPPNGPPVHTFKKACAAVYPSVEQNKIVWFWPSTDPQYKDILMKERPPYIPELDDPSYTSTMGTRDVPYGYEVLIENLMDPAHVPYAHHGIMRIPKREVPARAEVDREGGVPIEITIETLNITGFLAKQELGYNKFVAPCVFYAMPRRSSSDDSVSSLDVQEASSTKPQQKQRRILLIFMCIPVSPGRSRVIWVFPRNFTVWIDQLVPRWMFHVGQNLILDSDLYLLHVEERKIANVGPSNWQKACFVPTKSDAMVVAFRNWLRKYSNNQVDWGTLSTGYLPPTPPREELMDRYWSHVVQCSSCRVALKGLRTFEVFLQVISIAFIGIVAAAKQGLMSNITRIAFASTAVLCFLASRWLSHFIYKNFYFHDYNHAFR
- the LOC105054726 gene encoding protochlorophyllide-dependent translocon component 52, chloroplastic isoform X2 encodes the protein MDALISLPSPHTFHLSPFPSKPPHPLLSLPFHHHHHRSIKTHHHIFSPTKPTRLNAQLSSSPATTTTDLPGDEALAGDEKFNWFAHWYPLAPVCDLDKRAPNAKTVMGLDVVIWWDRQEGRWQVFDDRCPHRLAPLSEGRVDPWGRLQCVYHGWCFDGAGSCKYIPQAPPNGPPVHTFKKACAAVYPSVEQNKIVWFWPSTDPQYKDILMKERPPYIPELDDPSYTSTMGTRDVPYGYEVLIENLMDPAHVPYAHHGIMRIPKREVPARAEVDREGGVPIEITIETLNITGFLAKQELGYNKFVAPCVFYAMPRRSSSDDSVSSLDVQEERKIANVGPSNWQKACFVPTKSDAMVVAFRNWLRKYSNNQVDWGTLSTGYLPPTPPREELMDRYWSHVVQCSSCRVALKGLRTFEVFLQVISIAFIGIVAAAKQGLMSNITRIAFASTAVLCFLASRWLSHFIYKNFYFHDYNHAFR